A region of Bacillus cabrialesii DNA encodes the following proteins:
- the hxlB gene encoding 6-phospho-3-hexuloisomerase, which produces MKTTEYVTEILNELHRSAAYISDEEADQLADHILSSNQIFTAGAGRSGLMAKSFAMRLMHMGFNAHIVGEILTPPLSEGDLVIIGSGSGETKSLIHTAAKAKSLHGIVAALTINPDSSIGKQADLIVKMPGSPKDQSNGSHKTIQPMGSLFEQTLLLFYDAVILKLMEKKGLDSETMFTHHANLE; this is translated from the coding sequence ATGAAAACGACTGAATACGTAACGGAAATTCTCAATGAGTTACACCGTTCAGCGGCTTATATTTCTGATGAAGAAGCTGACCAGCTTGCCGATCACATTCTTTCATCCAATCAAATTTTCACTGCTGGCGCGGGGCGGTCTGGCCTAATGGCAAAATCCTTCGCGATGAGATTGATGCACATGGGCTTCAACGCCCATATTGTCGGTGAGATTCTCACTCCGCCGCTCAGCGAAGGAGATCTCGTCATTATCGGTTCAGGATCAGGTGAAACAAAGAGCCTGATCCATACAGCGGCAAAAGCAAAAAGCTTACACGGAATCGTTGCCGCTTTAACCATTAATCCGGATTCGAGCATTGGAAAACAAGCGGATCTCATCGTCAAAATGCCTGGTTCTCCTAAAGACCAGTCAAACGGAAGCCATAAAACCATACAGCCAATGGGATCATTATTTGAGCAAACGTTGCTGCTGTTCTATGACGCAGTGATTTTAAAACTCATGGAGAAAAAAGGGCTCGATTCTGAAACCATGTTTACTCACCACGCAAACCTTGAATAG
- the hxlR gene encoding transcriptional activator HxlR — translation MSRMDDKRFNCEKELTLAVIGGKWKMLILWHLGKEGTKRFNELKTLIPDITQKILVNQLRELEQDLIVHREVYPVVPPKVEYSLTPQGESLMPILDAMYEWGKGYMELIDMDKNVIKESL, via the coding sequence TTGAGCCGGATGGACGACAAAAGGTTTAATTGTGAGAAAGAATTAACGCTTGCCGTGATCGGCGGTAAATGGAAAATGCTCATTTTGTGGCATTTGGGAAAAGAAGGAACAAAACGGTTCAATGAATTAAAAACGCTGATTCCTGATATTACGCAGAAAATCCTCGTGAATCAGTTGAGGGAGCTTGAGCAGGATTTGATTGTTCATAGGGAAGTGTATCCGGTTGTCCCGCCGAAGGTTGAATATTCCTTGACCCCGCAAGGAGAAAGCCTGATGCCTATTCTTGATGCTATGTATGAGTGGGGGAAAGGCTATATGGAATTGATTGATATGGACAAAAACGTCATTAAGGAATCGTTGTAA
- the bglC gene encoding 6-phospho-beta-glucosidase, protein MIHQHPESFPKHFLWGSASAAYQIEGAWNEDGKGPSVWDVFTKIPGKTFKGTNGDIAVDHYHRYKEDVALMAEMGLKAYRFSVSWPRIFPCGKGEINEAGLGFYDNLIDELLSHNIEPVLTLYHWDLPQALMDEYGGFESRNIIEDFNNYCITLYKRFGDRVKYWVTLNEQNYNFNHGFITAMHPPGVKDRKRFYEANHIAFLANAKAIESFREYVPEGKIGPSFAYSPAYPLSSHPEDILAFENAEEFMNNWWLDMYCWGTYPQIPFRYLEKQGWAPTIETGDMELLAKGKPDFVGVNYYQTITYERNPLDGVSEGKMNTTGQKGTNQETGIPGVFKTKKNPHLTTSNWDWTIDPIGLRSGLRRITSRYQLPVFITENGLGEFDKVEDGTVQDDYRIDYLRSHLEQCRQAISDGVDLIGYCSWSFTDLLSWLNGYQKRYGFVYVNRDEENTHDLKRLKKKSFYWYQDVIKTNGESL, encoded by the coding sequence ATGATCCACCAGCATCCAGAATCTTTTCCGAAACATTTTTTGTGGGGCTCTGCTTCTGCAGCGTACCAGATTGAAGGCGCTTGGAACGAAGATGGCAAAGGCCCTTCTGTATGGGATGTGTTTACGAAAATACCGGGCAAAACGTTTAAAGGAACGAACGGCGATATTGCGGTTGACCATTACCACCGTTATAAAGAAGATGTCGCTTTGATGGCTGAGATGGGCTTAAAAGCGTATCGATTTTCCGTCAGCTGGCCGCGGATTTTCCCATGTGGCAAAGGCGAGATCAACGAAGCAGGTCTTGGGTTTTACGATAATCTGATCGATGAATTACTTTCTCATAACATCGAGCCGGTTCTGACTTTATATCACTGGGATCTGCCTCAGGCGCTTATGGACGAGTATGGCGGCTTTGAATCAAGAAACATCATAGAAGATTTTAATAATTACTGTATTACTCTTTATAAGCGTTTTGGTGATAGAGTGAAATATTGGGTTACATTAAACGAACAGAACTACAATTTTAATCACGGCTTTATTACAGCCATGCATCCGCCTGGAGTGAAAGACAGAAAGCGATTTTATGAAGCAAACCATATTGCGTTTCTGGCTAATGCGAAAGCCATTGAATCTTTTAGAGAATATGTGCCTGAAGGCAAAATCGGTCCAAGCTTTGCTTATTCTCCGGCATACCCCTTATCCAGCCATCCAGAGGATATACTGGCATTTGAAAACGCTGAAGAGTTTATGAACAATTGGTGGCTTGATATGTATTGCTGGGGAACCTACCCGCAAATTCCTTTCCGTTATCTCGAAAAACAAGGGTGGGCGCCGACAATCGAAACGGGAGATATGGAGCTGCTCGCCAAAGGAAAGCCTGATTTTGTAGGTGTTAATTATTATCAGACGATCACCTACGAACGAAATCCGCTTGATGGTGTGTCGGAAGGGAAAATGAATACGACAGGCCAAAAGGGGACCAACCAGGAAACAGGGATACCCGGAGTGTTCAAAACGAAAAAAAATCCGCACCTGACAACGAGCAACTGGGATTGGACAATTGACCCAATTGGATTGCGTAGCGGTCTTCGCCGAATTACAAGCCGCTACCAGCTTCCAGTGTTTATAACAGAAAACGGTTTAGGCGAATTTGATAAAGTTGAGGACGGCACTGTTCAGGATGATTATCGAATTGATTATTTGCGTTCGCATCTTGAGCAATGCAGACAAGCCATTAGCGACGGTGTCGATTTGATCGGATATTGCAGCTGGTCGTTTACTGATCTGTTAAGCTGGCTGAACGGCTACCAAAAACGATACGGATTTGTATATGTCAATCGCGATGAAGAAAATACACATGATTTAAAACGCTTAAAGAAAAAAAGCTTTTATTGGTATCAGGATGTAATCAAGACGAACGGAGAAAGTTTATAA
- the tlpC gene encoding methyl-accepting chemotaxis protein TlpC: MLIKQLKLKLGTKILCLVFVIILLFSASVGTVMLKEITESMKQMATEKAKGDLALSSAYIDGVMSGDWQIKNNKLYKGQTQINGNEDIVDLLGKKTGDTVTIFQQDTRVATNVMKNGERAVGTQASSEVTDAVLKSGKRFYGQADVAGSSYQTAYMPLKDKNGDIIGMLYTGANQSILASLTQSLFTQFAIVLVIVIIVSVILVLLFTKRINKRLNALKRAFESAGNGDMTIEVSDKSGDELSELSVYYNKMRIKLNDTIQTVQQSALQLASASQQLSAGAEETNQASEKITEAVQQIANGAQHQITRIENSESSLKQASADIRDISSNTAAIADKGQLAQSKADIGQKEISDVQAQMDAIHDSIQKSGEIIQQLDGRSKQIEQILSVITQIADQTNLLALNAAIEAARAGEHGKGFAVVADEVRKLAEESQQSAGQISKLIAETQNDMDKSARSIEHVKTEAAEGVSMIQRTRNAFKEIAAATGEISVEISDLSASVSNISESAHQINESFTANTADIKESTENTRQAAALTEEQFAAMEEITAASETLSQLAEELTGIISQFKMIDQPENSR, from the coding sequence ATGTTGATAAAACAACTAAAGCTTAAACTAGGAACAAAAATTCTTTGCCTGGTTTTCGTAATTATTCTTTTGTTTTCAGCTTCAGTCGGCACTGTGATGCTTAAGGAAATTACAGAAAGCATGAAACAAATGGCAACTGAAAAAGCGAAGGGCGATCTCGCTTTAAGCAGCGCTTATATTGATGGTGTCATGTCAGGGGACTGGCAGATCAAAAACAATAAGCTATATAAAGGACAGACACAAATCAACGGAAATGAAGACATCGTTGATTTGCTTGGCAAAAAAACAGGTGATACCGTAACCATTTTCCAACAGGATACTCGTGTTGCAACCAATGTCATGAAAAACGGAGAAAGAGCTGTTGGCACCCAGGCTTCTTCTGAAGTTACTGACGCTGTTTTAAAGAGCGGAAAACGATTCTACGGACAAGCAGACGTGGCAGGTTCTTCTTATCAGACGGCATACATGCCTTTAAAAGATAAAAACGGTGACATCATCGGGATGCTGTATACCGGAGCCAATCAAAGCATTTTAGCATCACTAACGCAATCACTCTTCACTCAATTCGCTATCGTTCTTGTTATCGTTATCATTGTATCAGTCATCCTCGTCCTGCTTTTCACCAAGAGAATCAATAAGCGGCTGAACGCTTTAAAACGCGCCTTTGAAAGTGCCGGAAACGGAGATATGACAATAGAGGTGTCAGACAAATCCGGTGACGAGCTATCAGAACTCAGCGTCTATTACAATAAAATGAGAATAAAACTGAACGATACCATCCAAACCGTACAGCAATCAGCGCTTCAGCTTGCGTCAGCCTCTCAGCAGCTATCAGCGGGAGCAGAAGAGACAAATCAAGCTTCAGAAAAGATTACAGAAGCTGTACAGCAGATTGCAAATGGTGCCCAGCATCAGATCACTAGAATTGAAAACAGTGAAAGCTCATTAAAACAAGCTTCAGCAGACATCCGGGATATATCTTCTAATACTGCTGCTATTGCTGACAAAGGACAGCTTGCACAATCAAAAGCCGACATTGGGCAAAAAGAAATTTCAGATGTACAGGCACAAATGGACGCGATTCACGATTCGATCCAGAAAAGCGGAGAAATCATACAGCAGCTGGACGGCCGCTCTAAACAAATTGAGCAAATCTTATCCGTCATCACCCAAATTGCCGATCAGACAAACTTGCTTGCTCTGAATGCAGCGATTGAAGCTGCCAGAGCAGGTGAACATGGCAAAGGCTTTGCTGTTGTTGCTGATGAAGTACGTAAATTAGCGGAAGAATCTCAGCAGTCTGCGGGACAGATTTCAAAACTGATCGCAGAAACACAAAATGATATGGACAAATCAGCAAGATCTATTGAGCATGTGAAAACAGAGGCTGCGGAAGGTGTCAGCATGATCCAGCGCACCAGAAATGCATTTAAGGAAATTGCAGCCGCAACAGGTGAAATCAGTGTCGAGATCAGTGATCTATCAGCATCTGTATCTAACATTTCAGAAAGTGCACATCAAATAAACGAATCCTTTACAGCCAATACAGCCGACATTAAAGAGTCTACAGAAAATACACGGCAAGCGGCAGCATTAACAGAGGAGCAATTTGCTGCAATGGAAGAGATTACTGCAGCTTCTGAAACGCTATCTCAATTAGCCGAGGAGCTTACCGGTATCATAAGCCAATTTAAAATGATTGATCAACCCGAAAACAGCCGATGA
- the nin gene encoding DNA-entry nuclease inhibitor: MIKSWKPQELSISYHQFTVFQKDSAPPVMDWTDEAIEKGYAAADGAISFEAQRNAKAFILLRLNSSETVNSYEKKVTVPFHVTENGIEIESIMSKRLSFDLPKGDYQLTCWTVPAEMSDLHADTYIIDAVSV, encoded by the coding sequence TTGATCAAGTCATGGAAGCCGCAAGAACTGTCGATTTCATATCATCAATTTACTGTATTTCAAAAGGATTCCGCACCTCCTGTAATGGATTGGACTGACGAAGCGATTGAAAAAGGATATGCTGCGGCCGACGGAGCGATTTCGTTTGAAGCACAGAGAAATGCAAAGGCCTTTATTCTTTTGCGCCTGAACAGTTCAGAAACTGTAAACTCCTACGAAAAAAAAGTGACTGTTCCTTTTCATGTCACAGAAAACGGAATTGAAATTGAAAGCATTATGTCTAAAAGACTTTCCTTTGATCTTCCTAAAGGAGACTATCAATTGACATGCTGGACTGTGCCGGCTGAAATGTCAGATCTTCACGCAGACACTTATATTATTGATGCTGTTTCTGTGTAA
- the hxlA gene encoding 3-hexulose-6-phosphate synthase, translating to MELQLALDLVNIPEAIELVKEVEQYIDVVEIGTPVVINEGLRAVKEVKEAFPQLKVLADLKIMDAGGYEIMKASEAGADIITVLGATDDATIKGAVEEAKKQKKKILVDMINVKDIESRAKEIDALGVDYICVHTGYDLQAEGKNSFEELTTIKNTVKNAKTAIAGGIKLDTLPEVIKQNPDLVIVGGGITSAADKAETASKMKQLIAQG from the coding sequence ATGGAATTACAGCTAGCATTAGACCTCGTCAACATCCCGGAAGCCATCGAGCTCGTCAAAGAAGTGGAACAATACATCGACGTGGTTGAGATCGGAACACCGGTTGTCATTAATGAAGGCCTCAGAGCCGTTAAAGAAGTAAAAGAAGCGTTTCCACAATTGAAAGTTCTGGCAGACCTGAAAATCATGGATGCCGGCGGATACGAAATCATGAAAGCGTCGGAAGCGGGCGCTGACATCATCACCGTTTTAGGGGCTACAGACGACGCCACGATTAAAGGTGCAGTAGAAGAAGCCAAAAAACAAAAGAAGAAAATCTTAGTGGACATGATTAACGTAAAAGATATTGAATCCCGCGCGAAAGAAATTGACGCACTCGGTGTTGACTACATCTGCGTCCACACTGGATATGATCTTCAAGCAGAGGGCAAAAACTCTTTTGAAGAATTAACGACAATCAAAAATACCGTAAAAAACGCAAAAACCGCAATTGCGGGCGGCATCAAACTTGATACACTTCCTGAAGTAATCAAGCAAAATCCTGACCTTGTCATTGTTGGAGGCGGAATTACAAGCGCAGCCGACAAAGCAGAAACAGCTTCAAAAATGAAACAGCTTATTGCCCAAGGATAA
- the nucA gene encoding DNA-entry nuclease: MNITMDIIKTILLVIAVIAAATIGLIKGDFFSADQKTSQTKEYDETIAFPSDRYPETAKHIKDAINEGHSDVCTIDRDGAEERREQSLKDVPSKTGYDRDEWPMAMCKEGGEGASVEYISPADNRGAGSWVGHQLTDYPDGTKVLFTIQ, translated from the coding sequence GTGAACATCACGATGGACATCATAAAAACGATACTTCTCGTCATCGCCGTCATAGCAGCTGCAACAATCGGCCTGATAAAGGGAGACTTTTTCTCAGCTGATCAAAAAACGTCTCAAACTAAAGAATATGATGAAACAATCGCCTTCCCTTCTGACCGTTATCCTGAAACGGCCAAACATATTAAGGATGCGATAAATGAGGGGCACTCAGATGTGTGCACCATTGACAGAGACGGAGCTGAGGAACGCCGCGAGCAATCATTAAAAGACGTACCGTCAAAAACGGGGTATGACAGAGATGAATGGCCAATGGCCATGTGCAAAGAAGGCGGCGAGGGGGCTTCTGTAGAATATATTTCTCCCGCTGACAACCGCGGCGCAGGCTCCTGGGTCGGGCATCAGCTGACCGATTATCCAGACGGCACAAAGGTTTTATTCACCATTCAATAA
- a CDS encoding AAA family ATPase, translated as MFLKKVTLLRDKISDFDKFPFSIPAISQLNEILFTSQVTFFVGENGSGKSTLLEAIADKCEFNTAGGSRNNVYELRESDSHLGDYIRLSWLPKVANGFFLRAESFYHLSLHLDEMELDAPQPYRSYGGRPLHKQSHGESFMSLFRHRFKEKAIYLLDEPEAALSPARQLAFLRVIHDLVRGGNVQMIIATHSPILLGYPNANILSFDGGRIHHTEYEDTEHVQLTRYFLGQREKILAELFRD; from the coding sequence ATGTTTTTAAAAAAGGTTACCCTTCTTCGAGATAAGATTTCGGACTTTGACAAATTTCCTTTTTCTATCCCGGCTATAAGCCAGTTAAATGAAATTTTATTTACTAGCCAAGTGACTTTTTTTGTAGGAGAAAATGGATCTGGCAAATCTACTTTGCTTGAAGCCATAGCAGATAAGTGTGAATTCAATACAGCGGGCGGAAGCCGAAATAATGTCTATGAATTACGAGAGTCAGATTCCCATTTAGGAGATTACATACGTTTATCTTGGCTCCCAAAGGTAGCAAATGGCTTCTTCTTAAGAGCTGAATCGTTTTATCATCTTTCTCTTCATCTGGATGAGATGGAATTGGATGCTCCGCAGCCATACCGCTCTTATGGAGGGAGGCCGCTGCACAAGCAATCACATGGAGAGTCCTTTATGTCTCTATTCCGTCATCGGTTTAAAGAAAAAGCGATTTATCTTTTAGATGAACCAGAAGCGGCACTTTCTCCAGCCAGGCAGCTGGCTTTTTTGAGAGTTATACATGATTTGGTGAGGGGTGGAAATGTCCAGATGATCATTGCGACTCACTCTCCGATCCTGCTGGGCTATCCTAATGCTAATATTTTAAGCTTTGATGGTGGAAGAATACATCATACAGAATATGAGGATACAGAACATGTTCAATTAACACGATATTTTCTTGGACAAAGAGAAAAAATATTGGCTGAGCTGTTCCGTGACTAA